The following proteins are co-located in the Streptococcus anginosus genome:
- a CDS encoding ABC transporter ATP-binding protein — MSIISRLLKELKVVRIAFFLAVGIAVLATVTSQLSPLFLRNMIDGPLTQIGNGKDCQVQLLQLAGLYLIAVVFGSALTYLGDRLLAHCGNKVAEHLRNEAYQVMQNLPISYFDDKPAGKIATRIVNDTETLRRQFYASLVSVLIQVLRIVFTYALLFYLSPLAASVLLLLLPAFYGIQVFYKKLTDKPMKDFYDSRSDINNQVNELMHGASLIQLYHQEKIVLSEFDATARKMSQADKQIVWVSALSSWPLTEFLKNAVLAVILTIVGQQFLGGHSVITAGVLFVYLNYIIDLFDMMGFLVRLFPNVQRSLETGKRVLELLDQPQEADEKTQLIVNKGEVVFEHVSFAYEKEKTILYDISFKANQGETIALVGHTGSGKSSIMNLLYRFYDPQKGKIYIDQQDIQQYSRESLRSHMGIVLQDPYLFTGTLATNVAMTHSGINREKVLESLEKVGAGDLLARCKEGIDEPVRDKGAAFSSGERQLISFARALYANPQILILDEATSHIDTETEEMIQKAMAVVKEGRTTFIIAHRLSTIQEADQILVISEGKIVERGQHDTLVKQNGIYAQMSRLQQQV, encoded by the coding sequence ATGAGTATCATTAGTCGTTTATTAAAAGAACTAAAAGTTGTTCGAATTGCATTTTTTCTTGCGGTTGGAATTGCTGTCTTAGCAACGGTGACTAGTCAACTGTCCCCTCTCTTTTTGAGAAATATGATAGACGGACCGCTTACACAGATTGGAAACGGAAAAGATTGTCAGGTTCAGCTTTTGCAATTAGCTGGATTATACCTAATTGCTGTAGTTTTTGGGAGTGCCTTGACTTACTTAGGCGATCGACTTTTAGCGCATTGTGGCAACAAAGTAGCCGAACATCTGAGAAATGAAGCTTATCAAGTCATGCAAAATTTGCCGATTTCTTACTTTGATGATAAGCCGGCAGGGAAGATTGCGACCAGAATTGTAAATGATACGGAAACCTTACGAAGACAATTTTATGCTAGTTTGGTTAGTGTTTTGATTCAAGTTCTTCGGATTGTTTTTACCTACGCTCTATTGTTTTACCTTAGTCCGCTTGCTGCCTCAGTGCTGTTGCTATTACTTCCTGCTTTTTATGGAATTCAGGTATTTTATAAAAAACTAACGGACAAGCCGATGAAAGACTTTTATGATTCACGGAGTGACATCAATAATCAAGTGAATGAATTGATGCATGGAGCTAGTCTGATACAGCTATATCATCAGGAAAAAATAGTTCTTTCAGAATTTGATGCAACTGCCCGAAAAATGAGCCAAGCTGATAAACAAATTGTATGGGTAAGCGCTCTTTCGTCTTGGCCGTTAACGGAATTTTTGAAAAATGCAGTGCTTGCTGTTATTTTGACAATAGTTGGTCAGCAATTTTTAGGCGGTCATAGCGTTATTACCGCAGGTGTACTGTTTGTCTATCTCAATTATATTATTGATTTATTTGATATGATGGGTTTTCTGGTTCGACTTTTCCCGAATGTACAACGATCGTTGGAAACAGGAAAACGAGTTTTAGAATTGCTAGATCAACCTCAGGAAGCGGATGAGAAAACGCAGTTAATAGTCAATAAAGGTGAGGTTGTGTTTGAACATGTGAGCTTTGCATATGAGAAAGAAAAGACTATTCTGTATGATATTAGCTTTAAGGCAAATCAAGGAGAGACAATTGCTTTGGTGGGACATACCGGCTCTGGAAAATCTTCTATCATGAACCTACTTTATCGTTTCTATGATCCCCAAAAAGGGAAAATATATATTGATCAACAAGACATCCAACAATATTCTCGGGAAAGTCTTCGTAGTCACATGGGGATTGTTTTGCAAGATCCTTATCTATTCACAGGAACACTAGCAACTAATGTAGCGATGACTCATTCAGGCATCAATCGTGAAAAAGTTTTGGAATCTTTAGAAAAAGTCGGTGCAGGGGACTTGCTGGCTCGTTGTAAAGAAGGAATTGATGAGCCTGTAAGGGATAAAGGGGCAGCATTTTCAAGCGGTGAACGTCAACTGATTTCATTTGCTCGAGCTCTCTATGCTAATCCTCAAATTTTAATATTGGATGAGGCAACTTCTCATATTGATACAGAAACCGAAGAAATGATTCAAAAAGCAATGGCTGTGGTCAAGGAGGGGAGAACGACTTTTATCATTGCTCACCGTTTATCCACCATTCAAGAGGCAGACCAAATTTTGGTTATTTCTGAAGGAAAGATTGTGGAGCGAGGGCAACATGATACATTGGTAAAACAAAATGGCATCTATGCGCAAATGAGCCGCCTCCAGCAACAAGTATAA
- the ybeY gene encoding rRNA maturation RNase YbeY → MYIEMVDETGQVSEEIIKQTHDILEFAAKKIGKEEKEMAVTFVTNERSHELNLEYRNTDRPTDVISLEYKPELDIAIDEEDLLENPELAEMLEDFNAYIGELFISIDKAREQAEEYGHSFEREMGFLAVHGFLHINGYDHYTPEEEAEMFGLQEEILTAYGLTRQ, encoded by the coding sequence ATGTATATAGAAATGGTCGACGAGACAGGGCAAGTTTCAGAAGAAATCATCAAGCAAACACATGATATACTGGAATTTGCTGCTAAAAAGATTGGCAAAGAAGAAAAAGAAATGGCAGTGACATTTGTTACCAACGAGCGCAGCCATGAGCTGAATTTGGAATATCGAAATACAGATCGTCCGACAGATGTTATCAGCTTGGAGTACAAGCCTGAGCTGGACATTGCCATTGACGAGGAGGATTTACTAGAAAATCCTGAGTTGGCGGAAATGTTAGAGGATTTTAATGCCTATATCGGAGAACTCTTTATTTCCATAGATAAGGCGCGTGAACAAGCAGAAGAATATGGTCACAGCTTTGAGCGGGAAATGGGTTTTCTTGCAGTACATGGTTTTCTGCATATCAATGGATACGATCACTATACGCCGGAAGAAGAGGCGGAAATGTTTGGTTTACAGGAAGAAATTTTGACTGCTTATGGACTTACAAGACAATAA
- a CDS encoding diacylglycerol kinase family protein: MDLQDNNTNKRKWKNRDVISSLEFALTGIFTAIKEERNMRNHAVSAVAVVLAGLLFRVSAIEWLFLFLSIFLVISFEIMNSAIENVVDLASDYHFSMRAKNAKDMAAGAVLVVSGFAVITGVIIFVPKIWNLLF; this comes from the coding sequence ATGGACTTACAAGACAATAATACAAATAAACGCAAATGGAAAAATCGAGATGTGATTTCGAGTTTAGAATTTGCTCTGACAGGGATTTTTACAGCAATCAAAGAAGAGCGCAATATGCGCAATCATGCTGTTTCAGCAGTTGCGGTCGTGCTTGCAGGATTGCTTTTTCGGGTATCTGCGATAGAGTGGCTCTTTCTCTTTTTGAGTATTTTTCTAGTCATTTCTTTTGAGATTATGAACTCTGCTATTGAAAATGTGGTAGACTTAGCTAGTGATTATCACTTCTCCATGCGAGCTAAAAATGCCAAGGATATGGCAGCAGGAGCTGTTTTGGTTGTTTCCGGTTTTGCGGTTATAACAGGAGTGATTATTTTCGTTCCGAAAATTTGGAATTTACTTTTTTAA
- the era gene encoding GTPase Era produces MTFKSGFVAILGRPNVGKSTFLNHVMGQKIAIMSDKAQTTRNKIMGIYTTDQEQIVFIDTPGIHKSKTALGDFMVESAYSTLREVDTVLFMVSADEKRGKGDDMIMERLKVAKVPVILVINKIDKVHPNQLLSQIDDYRKQMDFKEVVPISALQGNNVSHLVDILSENLEEGFQYFPAEQITDHPERFLVSEMIREKVLLLTREEIPHSVAVVIDSMKRDEETDKVHIRATIMVERDSQKGIIIGKGGSMLKKIGSLARRDIELMLGDKVFLETWVKVKKNWRDKKLDLADFGYNKKEY; encoded by the coding sequence ATGACCTTTAAATCAGGATTTGTTGCTATTTTAGGACGTCCAAATGTTGGAAAGTCTACTTTCTTAAATCACGTTATGGGGCAAAAGATTGCTATTATGAGTGATAAGGCTCAGACGACTCGTAACAAGATTATGGGGATTTACACGACAGATCAGGAGCAGATTGTCTTTATTGATACGCCAGGGATTCATAAGTCAAAGACTGCCTTGGGCGACTTTATGGTAGAATCCGCTTACAGTACCTTGCGTGAAGTGGATACAGTTCTTTTTATGGTTTCTGCCGATGAAAAACGCGGTAAGGGTGATGATATGATCATGGAGCGTTTAAAAGTGGCTAAAGTTCCTGTTATTCTGGTCATCAATAAAATTGATAAAGTACACCCGAATCAGCTGCTGAGTCAGATTGATGATTACCGCAAGCAGATGGACTTTAAGGAAGTTGTGCCAATTTCTGCTCTTCAAGGCAATAATGTTTCGCATCTGGTTGATATTTTAAGTGAAAACTTAGAGGAAGGTTTCCAATATTTCCCAGCTGAACAGATTACCGACCACCCTGAGCGCTTTTTGGTTTCTGAGATGATTCGGGAAAAGGTTTTATTGCTGACACGTGAAGAAATTCCGCATTCGGTGGCGGTAGTCATTGACAGTATGAAGCGGGATGAGGAGACTGATAAAGTGCATATCCGTGCTACCATTATGGTGGAAAGAGACAGTCAAAAGGGCATTATCATCGGCAAAGGCGGCTCTATGCTTAAGAAAATCGGCTCTTTGGCACGCCGCGACATTGAACTCATGCTAGGTGATAAAGTCTTTCTTGAAACTTGGGTTAAGGTCAAGAAAAACTGGCGGGACAAAAAGCTAGACTTGGCAGATTTTGGATATAACAAAAAGGAGTATTAG
- a CDS encoding NUDIX hydrolase encodes MDYISYIRSKVRHDKVILTFAGGILADDKGRVLLQLRGDKKTWAIPGGAMELGESTLDTAKREFFEETGIEVEATRFLNVYSNFEEVYPNGDAVQTVVFIYELAAVSSVNIADFHNEETLRLRFFSKEEIENLESVSSKHRLMLAEYFDDNFAMGH; translated from the coding sequence ATGGACTACATTTCCTACATTCGCTCAAAAGTTAGGCATGATAAAGTTATCCTGACCTTTGCTGGTGGTATTTTAGCAGATGACAAGGGACGCGTGCTGTTGCAACTACGCGGAGATAAGAAAACATGGGCTATTCCAGGTGGTGCAATGGAGCTTGGCGAATCCACTCTTGATACTGCTAAGCGTGAATTTTTTGAAGAAACTGGCATTGAAGTAGAAGCTACTCGTTTTCTCAATGTTTACAGTAATTTCGAGGAAGTTTATCCGAATGGTGATGCGGTGCAGACGGTTGTCTTCATCTATGAGCTGGCGGCGGTTTCATCAGTGAATATTGCAGATTTTCACAATGAAGAAACTCTACGCCTGCGTTTCTTTTCTAAGGAAGAAATTGAGAATTTAGAATCTGTGAGTAGTAAGCATCGCCTGATGTTAGCTGAGTATTTTGATGACAACTTTGCGATGGGACATTGA
- a CDS encoding DinB family protein, whose translation MEFVNLLVENVERAEERFLSVLTNLSVEEANAFPVADTVPSIKSVTWLTWHTARELDFQIADLAKTEPVWFSKGWKKKFALDLPDDTEDWHHTPQEAHRVVVTDIELLKDYLSDAVAATIAYLSEVNEASLDDVIDENWTPAVKRGNRLVSIIDDAAMHSGQAIYARRLLGRED comes from the coding sequence ATGGAATTTGTAAATCTTTTAGTGGAAAATGTGGAACGAGCCGAGGAGCGTTTTTTGTCGGTGCTGACTAATTTATCTGTGGAAGAAGCGAATGCTTTTCCGGTTGCGGATACAGTTCCGTCCATTAAGTCTGTGACTTGGTTGACTTGGCATACGGCGCGGGAGCTGGATTTTCAGATTGCTGATTTAGCTAAGACCGAGCCAGTCTGGTTCTCTAAAGGTTGGAAGAAAAAGTTTGCCTTGGATTTGCCAGATGATACGGAAGATTGGCACCATACTCCTCAAGAAGCGCATAGAGTTGTGGTGACAGATATTGAGTTGCTCAAAGACTATCTGTCTGATGCGGTTGCGGCAACAATTGCTTATTTATCAGAGGTGAATGAAGCCAGTCTGGACGATGTTATTGATGAGAATTGGACTCCAGCTGTTAAGCGTGGGAATCGCTTAGTATCGATCATTGACGATGCTGCTATGCATTCAGGTCAGGCAATCTATGCTCGCCGCCTGCTAGGAAGAGAAGATTGA
- a CDS encoding GNAT family N-acetyltransferase: MVGEIRAVEKSHLADWAYFAHLAWKTEKKKLLAAFSEGKFPNEFLYYIEGEAVAWISLSMRSEYVEGAEQLPIAYIEGIAVALAFQRNGIAHQLLEFAQSWAKEKGVYQLASDCDMDNAVSQAFHKSAGFEEISRTVHYMLHLDKKG, from the coding sequence ATGGTAGGGGAAATTCGAGCGGTCGAAAAATCTCATCTAGCTGACTGGGCTTACTTTGCTCATTTAGCTTGGAAGACAGAGAAAAAGAAATTACTAGCAGCATTTTCTGAAGGCAAATTTCCTAATGAATTTTTGTACTACATAGAAGGAGAAGCCGTTGCTTGGATCAGCTTATCTATGCGTTCGGAGTATGTGGAAGGAGCAGAGCAACTTCCTATCGCATATATTGAAGGCATAGCGGTAGCACTTGCTTTTCAAAGAAATGGCATCGCTCATCAACTTCTAGAGTTTGCACAGTCGTGGGCGAAAGAAAAAGGAGTGTACCAGCTAGCTTCAGATTGTGATATGGACAATGCAGTCAGTCAAGCTTTTCACAAGAGTGCGGGATTTGAAGAAATAAGTCGAACTGTTCATTATATGTTACATTTGGATAAGAAAGGATAA
- the mutM gene encoding DNA-formamidopyrimidine glycosylase, with amino-acid sequence MPELPEVETVRRGLERLVKGKEIEKVDVRYAKMIGTGADPFVLELPGQSINAVGRRGKYLIFYLTNWVLISHLRMEGKYLFYPEEVQLTKHSHVIFHFTDGSSLVYQDVRKFGTMELLRKEQLESYFTKRRLGPEPTESDFHLPPFKAALKKSKKLIKPYLLDQTLVAGLGNIYVDEVLWRAQIHPARAAQSLTAGEAEKLRKQIIAVLQLGIEKGGSTIRTYRNALGEDGTMQDFLQVYGKTGQPCTRCGHEIEKIKLAGRGTHLCPHCQKMR; translated from the coding sequence ATGCCCGAATTACCAGAAGTAGAAACGGTACGCCGTGGTTTAGAGCGGCTGGTTAAAGGAAAAGAGATTGAAAAGGTAGATGTCCGTTATGCCAAGATGATTGGAACGGGGGCAGATCCTTTTGTCTTAGAATTACCAGGGCAAAGCATTAATGCTGTTGGGCGTCGGGGCAAGTATCTGATTTTTTATTTGACGAATTGGGTGCTGATTTCGCATTTGCGAATGGAAGGAAAGTATCTTTTCTATCCTGAAGAGGTCCAGTTGACGAAGCATTCTCATGTAATTTTTCATTTTACAGATGGCAGCAGCCTCGTTTATCAGGATGTTCGGAAATTTGGCACGATGGAGTTGTTGAGAAAAGAGCAATTAGAATCCTATTTTACTAAGCGAAGACTAGGACCAGAACCGACTGAATCAGATTTTCATTTACCACCATTTAAAGCTGCTCTGAAAAAATCTAAGAAATTGATTAAACCTTACCTGTTGGATCAAACTTTAGTAGCTGGTCTTGGCAATATCTATGTAGATGAAGTATTATGGCGGGCGCAGATTCATCCGGCAAGAGCAGCTCAAAGTTTGACTGCTGGAGAAGCAGAGAAATTACGCAAGCAGATTATTGCAGTCTTGCAGCTAGGTATTGAAAAAGGCGGTTCAACCATTCGCACCTACCGCAATGCTTTGGGAGAAGACGGAACCATGCAGGATTTCCTACAAGTCTATGGAAAAACAGGCCAACCTTGTACTAGATGCGGTCACGAAATTGAAAAAATCAAATTAGCTGGTCGTGGAACTCACCTTTGTCCACATTGTCAAAAAATGAGGTAG
- the coaE gene encoding dephospho-CoA kinase (Dephospho-CoA kinase (CoaE) performs the final step in coenzyme A biosynthesis.) encodes MAKIIGITGGIASGKSTVTNYLRQKGYQVIDADQVVHELQAKGGKLYQALVSWLGSAILNEAGELDRPKLSQLIFSSQENLAKSSRLQNDIIRQELANRRDQLAKIEETFFMDIPLLFEQDYADWFDEVWLVDVSKGTQLERLMARNNLSQEEAQQRIAAQLSLADKRQRAEIVIDNNGALSDTLKQVQALLDKERR; translated from the coding sequence ATGGCAAAAATAATCGGAATTACAGGCGGTATTGCTTCTGGCAAATCGACAGTCACAAATTATCTCAGGCAAAAGGGCTATCAGGTCATTGATGCGGATCAGGTGGTTCATGAATTGCAGGCGAAAGGCGGTAAACTCTATCAAGCATTGGTCAGCTGGCTAGGGTCTGCTATCTTGAACGAAGCAGGTGAGCTTGATCGTCCTAAACTATCTCAGCTCATTTTTTCTAGCCAAGAAAATTTAGCGAAATCTTCCCGGCTACAAAATGATATAATTCGGCAAGAGTTAGCCAATCGACGCGACCAACTGGCTAAGATTGAGGAGACTTTCTTTATGGATATTCCGCTCTTATTTGAGCAGGATTATGCAGACTGGTTTGATGAGGTTTGGCTAGTAGATGTGAGCAAAGGCACTCAGCTAGAACGTTTGATGGCTCGAAACAATCTTAGTCAAGAAGAGGCTCAACAACGCATAGCAGCTCAGCTTTCTTTGGCAGATAAAAGACAAAGAGCTGAGATTGTGATTGATAATAACGGTGCGCTTTCGGATACTTTAAAGCAGGTGCAGGCGCTTTTAGACAAAGAAAGAAGATGA
- a CDS encoding multidrug efflux MFS transporter: MNWKRNLWIAWLGNFFIGASLSLVVPFMSLYVEELGARGSMVEFYSGLAVSSTALTAALLSPVWGSLADRYGRKPMMIRAAFAMTFTMGGLAFVPNVFWLIVLRLLNGVFSGYVPNSTALIASQAPKKHSGYALGTLSTGVVAGTLMGPLLGGMVAQSLGMRNVFLLVGFFLFVVTLWTIFGIKEDFHPVSKGKEVSTKQLFQRIPQKSILFGLFITSMVIQMIGQSISPILTLYIRSLGQKENLLLVSGAIVSAMGVSSIFSSSWLGKLGDKMGNHRLLLLALLYSFVIYIFCARAGTPLELGIYRFLFGLGTGALLPGVSSLLNKITPKEGISRIFSYNQTFFYIGGVIGPLMGSAISVHFGYHWVFYSTAGLALLNFFFLLFSFRKYLGAKEISASKN; encoded by the coding sequence GTGAATTGGAAACGGAATTTATGGATTGCTTGGCTGGGGAACTTTTTTATAGGTGCTAGCCTGTCACTAGTTGTTCCCTTTATGTCTTTGTACGTGGAAGAATTAGGCGCCAGAGGCTCTATGGTTGAATTTTATTCAGGCTTGGCGGTTTCGAGTACAGCTTTGACAGCCGCACTTTTGTCGCCTGTCTGGGGGAGTTTAGCTGATAGGTACGGTCGCAAACCAATGATGATTCGGGCAGCTTTTGCAATGACCTTTACGATGGGAGGCTTGGCTTTTGTACCGAATGTATTTTGGCTCATTGTATTGAGACTGTTAAATGGGGTGTTTTCTGGTTATGTCCCGAATAGCACGGCTTTGATTGCCAGCCAAGCACCCAAAAAACATTCTGGATATGCCTTGGGAACATTGTCAACAGGTGTCGTAGCGGGGACTCTGATGGGACCACTCTTAGGAGGAATGGTAGCTCAAAGTTTGGGAATGAGAAATGTTTTCCTTTTGGTTGGATTTTTCTTGTTTGTTGTTACTTTGTGGACCATTTTTGGGATAAAAGAAGATTTTCATCCTGTCTCTAAAGGAAAAGAAGTTTCGACCAAGCAACTATTTCAGCGAATTCCTCAAAAATCAATCCTTTTTGGTTTGTTCATTACTAGCATGGTAATTCAGATGATTGGACAGTCCATTTCCCCTATTTTGACACTTTATATCCGCTCTTTAGGACAAAAAGAAAATTTGTTATTGGTATCTGGTGCAATCGTTTCAGCTATGGGAGTTTCAAGCATATTTTCATCTAGTTGGCTGGGAAAATTAGGAGATAAAATGGGAAATCACCGTTTGCTTCTGCTGGCTCTTTTGTATAGTTTTGTAATTTATATTTTCTGTGCGAGGGCTGGTACGCCACTTGAATTGGGAATTTATCGCTTTCTATTTGGATTGGGCACTGGAGCTCTTCTGCCCGGAGTTAGTTCTTTACTGAATAAAATCACACCTAAAGAAGGTATTTCACGGATTTTCAGTTACAATCAAACCTTCTTTTATATTGGTGGCGTTATTGGACCGTTAATGGGGTCAGCTATTTCTGTTCATTTTGGCTATCATTGGGTTTTCTATAGCACAGCAGGTTTAGCTTTATTGAACTTCTTCTTTTTATTGTTTAGTTTTAGAAAATATTTAGGAGCAAAGGAAATCAGTGCGAGTAAAAATTAA
- the rpmG gene encoding 50S ribosomal protein L33 yields MRVKINLKCSSCGSQNYLTSKNMKTHPEKVEVLKYCPKERKVTLHLESK; encoded by the coding sequence GTGCGAGTAAAAATTAATTTAAAGTGTTCTTCTTGCGGCAGTCAGAATTATTTAACGAGTAAAAATATGAAAACACATCCAGAAAAGGTTGAGGTATTAAAATACTGTCCCAAAGAAAGAAAAGTGACCTTACATCTTGAATCAAAATAA
- the secG gene encoding preprotein translocase subunit SecG yields MYNLLLTILLILSVFILIAIFMQPTKNQSSNVFDASAGDLFERPKARGFEAVMQRLTGVMVFFWLLIALMLTILSSK; encoded by the coding sequence ATGTATAATTTATTATTAACCATTTTATTAATTTTATCAGTATTTATTTTAATCGCAATTTTTATGCAACCTACAAAAAATCAATCAAGTAATGTATTTGACGCAAGTGCAGGAGATTTGTTTGAACGACCAAAAGCCAGAGGATTTGAAGCAGTTATGCAGCGTTTGACGGGAGTGATGGTTTTCTTTTGGTTGTTGATTGCATTAATGCTGACAATCTTATCTAGTAAATAA
- the rnr gene encoding ribonuclease R: MKEEILSYLREKKEASMDELAQGLGKEKAKDFRNLVKTISEMERKRQLAFSDAGKIQLRKEKQMLTLKGIFHAHKNGFGFVTLNEEEDDLFIGRNDVNYAIDGDTVEVAITKVADRSKGTSAEAKVIDVLEHSLKTAVGQLILDEEKPKYAGYIRSKNQKISQPIYIKKPALILDGTEILKVEIDKYPTKKHDFFVANVLDVVGHKDDPGIDVLEVLESMDIVSEFPERVLKEASAIPETLSEKDFEGRLNLRNEITFTIDGADAKDLDDAVHIKKLKNGHFELGVHIADVSYYVKEGSELDKEALNRATSVYVIDRVVPMLPERLSNGICSLNPNVDRLTQSAIMEIDQKGQVVKHTITQTIIKTTFRMTYSDVNDMIVGDEEKRAAFKVILPSVEAMVELHTILERMRYKRGALNFDTKEAKILVNKTGRPVDIILRQRGLAERMIESFMLVANETVAEHFATLNLPFIYRIHEEPKAEKVQKFIDYASTFGVRVYGTANSMSQSALQDIMKAVQGQPYEEVLSMMLLRSMQQARYSEHNHGHYGLAAEFYTHFTSPIRRYPDLLVHRMVRDYGHSKEIAEHFEQVIPDIASQSSSRERRAIEAEREVEAMKKAEFMEEFVGEEFDGIVSSVVKFGLFVELPNTVEGLIHVTNLPEFFHYNERNLTLQGEKSGVVFRVGQQIHIKLVRADKATGEIDFEYLPSEYDVIEKRKQSNRDRRQQSHQDNRGRRDKSPKGKVPRDKKLKKNKGKRPFYKEVVKKGSKNGKGRRKGRSAK; the protein is encoded by the coding sequence ATGAAAGAAGAAATTTTAAGCTATTTAAGAGAAAAAAAAGAAGCTAGTATGGATGAACTGGCGCAGGGATTAGGGAAAGAAAAGGCGAAAGACTTTAGAAACCTAGTCAAAACGATTTCTGAAATGGAGCGAAAACGTCAGCTGGCCTTTAGCGATGCAGGGAAAATCCAGCTTCGCAAAGAAAAGCAAATGCTTACCTTGAAAGGAATCTTTCACGCCCATAAAAATGGCTTTGGTTTTGTTACCTTAAATGAAGAAGAGGATGATCTTTTTATTGGTCGCAATGATGTCAACTATGCGATTGATGGTGATACGGTAGAAGTTGCAATCACTAAGGTTGCAGATCGCAGCAAGGGAACATCTGCTGAAGCCAAGGTTATTGATGTTTTGGAACACAGCTTGAAAACAGCAGTGGGTCAGCTTATCTTAGACGAAGAGAAGCCTAAGTATGCTGGCTATATTCGGTCAAAAAATCAGAAAATCAGTCAACCTATTTATATTAAGAAGCCTGCTTTGATTTTGGATGGAACAGAGATTTTAAAAGTAGAGATTGATAAATATCCAACTAAAAAGCATGACTTTTTTGTAGCTAATGTTTTAGATGTGGTCGGTCATAAGGATGATCCAGGGATTGATGTTCTGGAAGTTTTGGAGTCTATGGACATTGTGTCTGAGTTTCCAGAAAGAGTTTTGAAGGAAGCATCAGCGATTCCAGAGACGCTGTCTGAAAAGGATTTTGAAGGACGTTTAAATCTGCGTAATGAAATTACCTTTACCATTGACGGGGCGGATGCGAAAGATTTGGATGATGCAGTTCATATCAAGAAGCTGAAAAACGGCCATTTTGAACTAGGAGTTCACATTGCAGATGTTTCTTACTATGTCAAAGAAGGATCTGAGTTGGACAAGGAAGCCCTCAATCGAGCGACATCGGTTTATGTGATTGACCGAGTGGTGCCTATGCTACCTGAGCGCCTGTCCAATGGCATCTGCTCGCTCAATCCTAATGTAGATCGGCTGACGCAATCGGCTATCATGGAGATTGACCAAAAAGGTCAAGTTGTCAAGCATACTATTACTCAAACAATCATTAAAACTACTTTTCGTATGACCTATAGCGATGTGAATGACATGATTGTAGGAGATGAGGAAAAACGAGCAGCTTTTAAAGTGATTTTACCGAGTGTTGAAGCAATGGTGGAACTTCATACAATTCTTGAGCGGATGCGATACAAACGTGGAGCTCTTAATTTTGATACGAAAGAAGCTAAAATTTTGGTCAATAAGACTGGACGTCCAGTAGATATTATTTTACGTCAGCGGGGACTTGCGGAGCGTATGATTGAGTCCTTTATGCTGGTGGCCAATGAAACAGTGGCAGAGCATTTTGCTACGTTAAACCTGCCCTTTATCTATCGGATTCATGAAGAGCCTAAGGCTGAGAAAGTGCAGAAGTTTATTGATTATGCTTCTACTTTTGGCGTTCGGGTCTACGGAACGGCTAATTCTATGAGCCAATCTGCCCTTCAGGATATTATGAAAGCAGTCCAAGGTCAGCCTTATGAAGAAGTGCTGTCTATGATGCTTTTGCGTTCCATGCAGCAGGCTCGTTACTCAGAGCACAACCACGGTCATTATGGTTTGGCAGCCGAGTTTTATACTCACTTTACTAGTCCGATTCGCCGTTACCCAGACCTTCTGGTTCACCGTATGGTGCGCGATTATGGGCATTCTAAAGAAATAGCAGAGCATTTTGAACAAGTCATTCCAGATATTGCCAGTCAGTCTTCCAGCAGGGAACGGCGAGCTATTGAAGCAGAGCGAGAAGTAGAAGCTATGAAAAAGGCTGAGTTTATGGAAGAATTTGTGGGAGAAGAATTTGATGGTATTGTGTCAAGCGTTGTTAAATTCGGTCTTTTTGTTGAACTTCCAAACACAGTTGAAGGTTTGATTCATGTAACCAACCTGCCAGAATTTTTCCACTACAATGAACGCAATCTAACTTTACAGGGTGAAAAGTCAGGTGTTGTTTTCCGTGTCGGTCAACAGATTCACATTAAGCTAGTTCGGGCTGATAAGGCTACGGGAGAGATTGACTTTGAATACCTACCTAGTGAATATGACGTGATTGAAAAAAGAAAGCAATCCAATCGTGATAGGCGTCAACAGTCGCATCAAGATAACAGAGGACGAAGAGACAAATCTCCAAAAGGAAAAGTTCCTAGGGATAAGAAATTAAAGAAAAACAAGGGCAAGAGACCCTTTTATAAAGAAGTGGTAAAGAAAGGAAGCAAGAATGGCAAAGGGAGAAGGAAAGGTCGTAGCGCAAAATAA